The sequence below is a genomic window from Gammaproteobacteria bacterium.
GGGCAGGGGCAGGTTCCGGGGCACATAAAGCAGGGCGTTGCGGGCATGGTCGAAGGGGCTGTCCCAGCGGGCGGTGCGGGGATCCGCCAGGCCCGCGGCGGCGCAAAAGTGCGCAAAACTGTCGGCCACCGCCAGGGTGGCGGAGGTAAACACCCAGGCCGCCTGGAAACGCAGCATGTGGGCGGCCAGGGCGGGACCCACCCGCAGGGGTGTGCGATGGAACACCACGCTTTTGGGGTAGGTCTCGAACCATTGCACATGGCCGTCCTGCTCCGCCGCCAGCAAGGCCGCCAGGCGCTCCCCCAGATGGAGGCTGCGGCGATGGCAGTTGTCCAGGCCCTTGCCCCGCTCGGCGGCCGCCTCCAGCAGGGTCTGCAAACGCCCCAAAGCCTGCCGTACTTCATCCAGGGCGGCGCGGGGCCCACCGGTCAGTGCGCTCCAGGGAGCGCGGCGGCTGGCCAGGCCAAAGGCCAGCCGGGCGTCCCGGGCACTTTTTTCCAGCGCCTCCGCCGCCTCTTTGACTTCGGGCATGTCGCCCGCTTCCGTCAGGTATTCGGCGATGCTGTCCCGGGCCAGCTCAACAAGCTGGCGCGTGCCCACGCTGGCGCCCAGAAAACCCGAAGCCACCTCGGGCAGTTGGTGGGCTTCGTCGATGATGAAGGCATCGGCGCCGGGCAACAGATCGCCGAAGCCCTCTTCCTTCAGCACCATGTCCGCCAGCAGCAGATGATGATTGACCACCACCAGCGCCGCTTTTTGCGCGGCCCGCCGGGCCTTGACCACGTAGCAGTCCTTGAAGTGCCCGCAGTCCTGGCCCAGGCAGTTGTCGGCGGTGGAGGTAACCTGAGGCCAGAGCGGGGACTGTTCCGGCACTTCCTCCACCTCGGCGATGTCCCCGGAGCGGGTCCGGCGGGCCCACTCCCGCAGCCGGCCCAGACTGGCCAGCTCCCGGGGCGTGCCCAGCACCCCGTCCGTTTCCGCCCGGGCCAGGCGGTGGAGGCATAAATAGTTGGCCCGGCCCTTGAGCAAACTTACCGCCACGGGAACGTCCAGTGCCCGCCGCACGGCGGGCAGGTCACGGTGGAAAAGCTGGTCCTGCAGGGTCTTGGTCCCGGTGGAAACAATCACCCGCCTGCCGGACAGCAGGGCGGGCACCAGATAGGCGAAGGTTTTCCCGGTGCCCGTGCCCGCCTCGGCCACCAGGGTCTCACCGGCCGCCAGGGCCGCCTCCACCGCCGCCGCCATCGCCTGCTGGCTGGCCCGCGGGGCGAAACCGGCCAGGGTGGCCGCCAGGGGGCCGTGGGGACCGAGCACCTC
It includes:
- a CDS encoding ATP-dependent DNA helicase, with protein sequence MVRAAEVLGPHGPLAATLAGFAPRASQQAMAAAVEAALAAGETLVAEAGTGTGKTFAYLVPALLSGRRVIVSTGTKTLQDQLFHRDLPAVRRALDVPVAVSLLKGRANYLCLHRLARAETDGVLGTPRELASLGRLREWARRTRSGDIAEVEEVPEQSPLWPQVTSTADNCLGQDCGHFKDCYVVKARRAAQKAALVVVNHHLLLADMVLKEEGFGDLLPGADAFIIDEAHQLPEVASGFLGASVGTRQLVELARDSIAEYLTEAGDMPEVKEAAEALEKSARDARLAFGLASRRAPWSALTGGPRAALDEVRQALGRLQTLLEAAAERGKGLDNCHRRSLHLGERLAALLAAEQDGHVQWFETYPKSVVFHRTPLRVGPALAAHMLRFQAAWVFTSATLAVADSFAHFCAAAGLADPRTARWDSPFDHARNALLYVPRNLPLPAAPGYTKAVVAAAVPALAASGGRAFFLFTSHRALREAAEILRRAVDYPLLVQGEAPRGELLARFRRLGNAVLLGTGSFWEGVDVRGPALSLVIIDKLPFAAPGDPVLSARIDALRREGGQPFTDYQLPQAAIALKQGVGRLLRDVHDRGVLMLCDPRLVSKAYGKVFLRSLPPMPRSRDIAAVRAFFAREDAHPAAAGEPGR